In a genomic window of Nocardia fluminea:
- a CDS encoding sensor histidine kinase, with translation MDVSHAIPAKAPGRASLRQRIAARAGLPRMLTTIRERIESLPYDYPPAVILAADLALLVVTAAAVIQRHSYFPSVLPLLAMATAFLPIPLFAIFRISPHPLLLKGSALASCALFLLQPVNADFAPFVLVIVAGEVAAVASRGWTVGFTLIAILELVAFDVAGNVRWGDQSLQGLPMYVIGILLGMFVGVMLQYQRRFLYQERENQAIRSGQAADEERRRIAREVHDVIAHSLSITLLHLTAARRALQTDDDVTEAVEALVEAERLGRQAMADIRRTVGMLDAGPAQLAPEPGAADIDELVGDFRRAGLTVDYARTGDLTTVSGAIGHALYRIGQESLANVIKHAPEAPAAVRFDVTAEAATLVVTNPLPLGPAPRRDTGMGLRGMRKRTELLGGTITAGNGDDGWTVRVGFPLRTGACITLSTMLPGKLWNKQEDT, from the coding sequence ATGGATGTGAGCCACGCCATCCCCGCGAAGGCGCCGGGCCGAGCGAGCCTGCGGCAGCGGATCGCGGCCAGGGCGGGGCTGCCACGGATGCTCACCACGATCCGCGAGCGCATCGAATCGTTGCCCTACGACTATCCGCCCGCGGTGATCCTCGCCGCTGACCTCGCGCTGCTGGTGGTCACCGCTGCGGCGGTGATCCAACGACATTCGTATTTCCCGAGCGTACTGCCGCTGCTGGCGATGGCCACCGCGTTCCTGCCCATCCCGCTGTTCGCGATCTTTCGCATCAGCCCGCACCCGCTGCTGCTGAAGGGGAGCGCGCTGGCTTCCTGCGCCCTGTTCCTGTTGCAGCCGGTCAACGCCGACTTCGCCCCGTTCGTGCTGGTGATCGTCGCCGGTGAGGTGGCCGCGGTCGCCTCGCGCGGGTGGACGGTCGGATTCACCCTGATCGCGATCCTCGAACTGGTCGCCTTCGACGTAGCCGGAAACGTGCGCTGGGGTGACCAGTCGCTGCAAGGGCTACCGATGTATGTCATCGGCATCCTGCTCGGCATGTTCGTCGGGGTGATGCTGCAGTATCAGCGGCGTTTCCTCTACCAGGAGCGCGAGAATCAGGCGATCCGCTCCGGGCAGGCCGCCGACGAGGAACGCCGCCGGATCGCCCGCGAAGTCCACGATGTGATCGCCCATTCGCTCTCGATCACCCTGCTGCACCTGACCGCGGCCCGCCGCGCGCTGCAAACCGACGACGACGTCACCGAAGCCGTGGAAGCGCTCGTCGAGGCCGAAAGGCTCGGCCGCCAGGCGATGGCCGACATCCGGCGCACCGTCGGCATGCTCGACGCGGGACCTGCACAACTGGCTCCCGAGCCGGGCGCCGCCGATATCGACGAACTCGTCGGCGACTTCCGCCGCGCCGGGCTCACCGTCGACTACGCGCGCACCGGCGACCTGACCACCGTCTCCGGCGCGATCGGCCACGCGCTGTACCGGATCGGCCAGGAATCGCTGGCCAACGTCATCAAACACGCGCCGGAGGCCCCCGCAGCGGTTCGTTTCGATGTCACGGCCGAGGCGGCGACGCTGGTCGTGACGAATCCACTGCCGCTCGGCCCGGCGCCGCGCCGCGACACCGGGATGGGCCTGCGCGGCATGCGCAAACGCACCGAGCTGCTCGGTGGGACGATCACCGCGGGCAACGGCGACGACGGCTGGACCGTGCGGGTCGGCTTCCCGCTGCGTACCGGCGCGTGCATCACTCTCTCGACCATGCTGCCGGGCAAGCTCTGGAACAAACAGGAGGACACGTGA
- a CDS encoding alpha/beta hydrolase family protein — MRTGRVIVSVLFVVAGLVAGCSSAEEAAGPDVIGSWHGDIQVPGQPIGIGVNFAENGTATIDIPVQGVVAAPLKDVRTEPDRVEFNLPDAPGDPGFRGKLDGDRLTGDWVQFGEKAPVALQRGPIESLNRPQDPKPPYPYRGEDVTYRNGDITIAGTLTEPEGSGPFPAMLLITGSGPQDRNEELLGHRPFQLLADTFTRAGYAVLRTDDRGVGGTSGSLDDATYADLVADAAAGVAFLRTRPEIDPARVGLFGHSEGGYLAPMVAALPGSDIAFAVLMAGPSVPGADVLIEQNKVIMASTGTPQEQIDQQVAYVSEWSRLLRAGDTEGAAAFTQRHNDSLPVAERAPQEVVDGFNTPYMASFITHDPTPTLRALRVPVLAFFGDKDQQVVVGQNEGPMRENLAGAPDATVHTFPGLNHLMQPTATGKPSEYATIETTIDPAVLAYVTGWLTQRVPPR, encoded by the coding sequence ATGCGCACCGGTCGAGTGATCGTTTCGGTTCTGTTCGTCGTCGCCGGGCTGGTGGCGGGGTGTTCGTCGGCGGAGGAAGCCGCGGGTCCCGATGTCATCGGGTCGTGGCACGGCGACATCCAGGTGCCGGGGCAGCCGATCGGGATCGGCGTGAACTTCGCCGAGAACGGGACGGCCACCATCGATATCCCGGTGCAGGGTGTGGTCGCAGCGCCGTTGAAAGACGTTCGCACCGAACCGGACCGGGTGGAATTCAACCTCCCCGACGCGCCGGGCGACCCGGGTTTCCGCGGCAAGCTCGACGGTGACCGGCTCACCGGGGACTGGGTCCAGTTCGGGGAGAAGGCACCGGTCGCACTGCAGCGCGGACCGATCGAGAGCCTGAACCGCCCGCAGGACCCGAAACCGCCGTACCCGTATCGCGGTGAGGACGTCACCTATCGCAACGGCGATATCACCATCGCGGGTACTCTCACCGAACCCGAAGGCAGCGGGCCTTTTCCGGCGATGCTGCTGATCACGGGCAGTGGACCGCAGGACCGCAACGAGGAGTTGCTCGGCCACCGCCCGTTCCAGTTGCTCGCCGACACCTTCACGCGCGCGGGCTATGCGGTGCTGCGCACCGACGATCGTGGCGTCGGCGGCACGAGCGGTTCCCTCGACGACGCCACCTACGCCGACCTCGTCGCCGATGCGGCCGCGGGAGTCGCGTTCCTGCGCACCCGTCCCGAGATCGATCCGGCCCGGGTGGGTCTGTTCGGGCACAGTGAAGGCGGCTACCTCGCGCCGATGGTCGCCGCGCTGCCCGGCAGCGACATCGCCTTCGCGGTGCTGATGGCGGGCCCGTCGGTGCCCGGCGCCGACGTGCTGATCGAGCAGAACAAAGTGATCATGGCCTCGACGGGTACCCCGCAGGAGCAGATCGACCAGCAGGTCGCCTATGTCAGTGAATGGTCGCGGCTACTGCGCGCGGGCGACACCGAGGGCGCGGCGGCCTTCACCCAGCGGCACAACGATTCCCTGCCGGTGGCCGAACGCGCGCCGCAAGAGGTGGTCGACGGTTTCAACACCCCGTACATGGCCTCGTTCATCACCCATGACCCGACACCGACGCTGCGGGCGTTACGCGTGCCCGTGCTGGCGTTCTTCGGTGACAAGGACCAGCAGGTCGTCGTCGGCCAGAACGAAGGCCCGATGCGCGAGAACCTGGCCGGCGCTCCCGACGCGACCGTGCACACGTTTCCCGGGCTCAATCACCTGATGCAACCCACCGCGACCGGCAAACCCAGCGAATACGCCACCATCGAGACGACCATCGACCCGGCGGTACTCGCCTATGTCACCGGCTGGCTCACGCAACGCGTCCCGCCCCGCTAG
- a CDS encoding response regulator — translation MTVLVVDDQELVRGGLRRILRRRDGFTITECADGDEVAAAVAAQRPDVVLMDLRMKRVGGIDATRLLRARPDAPPVLVLTTFDDDQLLSGALRAGAAGFLLKDSPAEDLIRAVRTVAGGGAWLDPSVTGRVLTAYRTVKPVGTRTDRRLGELTAREYEVLELIGSGRVNSEIAAELGISEVTVKSHVGHIFGKLDLRDRAAAIVFAFDHGVVTPGESSY, via the coding sequence ATGACAGTGCTCGTGGTCGACGACCAGGAACTCGTGCGCGGCGGATTGCGTCGCATCCTGCGCCGCCGCGACGGCTTCACCATCACCGAGTGCGCCGACGGCGACGAGGTCGCGGCGGCCGTCGCCGCGCAACGACCCGATGTGGTGCTGATGGATCTGCGGATGAAGCGGGTCGGCGGTATAGATGCGACCCGGTTGCTGCGCGCCCGCCCCGACGCCCCACCGGTGCTGGTGCTCACGACCTTCGACGACGATCAGCTCCTGTCCGGCGCGCTGCGCGCGGGCGCCGCGGGATTCCTGCTCAAGGATTCGCCCGCGGAGGATCTGATCCGCGCGGTCCGCACCGTGGCGGGCGGCGGCGCGTGGCTCGATCCCTCGGTGACGGGACGGGTGCTCACGGCCTACAGAACAGTGAAACCGGTCGGTACCCGAACCGATCGCCGCCTCGGCGAACTCACCGCCCGCGAGTACGAAGTGCTCGAATTGATCGGTTCGGGCCGGGTCAACAGCGAGATCGCCGCCGAACTCGGTATCTCGGAAGTAACGGTGAAAAGCCACGTCGGACACATATTCGGCAAGCTCGACCTGCGTGATCGGGCCGCCGCGATCGTGTTCGCGTTTGACCACGGCGTAGTGACACCGGGAGAATCTTCCTACTGA
- a CDS encoding serine hydrolase has product MNNERRRHVRVALSALLGVVVLAVAGCGTEPKSARSSVTTTAPVAADPGSDQGTFSIALPGSLAADFTELQQGFRGSAGLAIMPVGGKKMVTFGNWSSGPAWSTIKVPLAIAALRNSAAYSSYASAAITASDNGAADTLWASLGSGADAAQAVEGVLREGGDSRTTVPATRTRADASVYGQAEWTLADQVRFASQLPCIPQSERVVGLMQQIIASHHWGLGAFGSAEFKGGWGPDPAGKYLVRQFGLIDSPAGRIAIAIAAQPDSGSFSDGTAMLDKMATLISGHLSELGGGHCP; this is encoded by the coding sequence ATGAACAATGAACGACGCCGGCACGTACGGGTGGCGCTGTCCGCGTTGCTGGGCGTGGTCGTGCTCGCTGTCGCGGGTTGCGGCACCGAACCGAAGTCCGCCAGGTCGAGCGTGACCACGACGGCTCCCGTTGCCGCCGATCCCGGCTCCGACCAGGGAACTTTCTCCATCGCGCTACCCGGCAGCCTCGCCGCCGATTTCACCGAACTGCAGCAGGGATTCCGCGGTAGCGCCGGGCTGGCGATCATGCCGGTGGGCGGCAAGAAGATGGTCACCTTCGGCAACTGGTCCTCCGGTCCGGCCTGGTCGACGATCAAGGTGCCGCTCGCCATCGCGGCCCTGCGCAACAGCGCCGCCTACTCGTCGTATGCGTCCGCCGCCATCACCGCGTCCGACAACGGCGCCGCCGACACGCTGTGGGCCTCGCTCGGCAGCGGCGCCGACGCGGCCCAAGCGGTGGAGGGCGTGCTGCGCGAAGGCGGCGACTCCCGCACCACGGTGCCAGCCACCCGCACCCGCGCCGACGCGTCGGTCTACGGCCAGGCCGAATGGACACTGGCCGACCAGGTGCGCTTCGCCTCGCAGCTGCCGTGCATCCCGCAGAGCGAGCGCGTGGTCGGGCTGATGCAGCAGATCATCGCGAGCCACCACTGGGGTCTCGGCGCGTTCGGCAGTGCCGAATTCAAGGGCGGGTGGGGGCCCGACCCGGCGGGTAAGTACCTGGTCCGCCAGTTCGGTCTGATCGACTCGCCCGCGGGCCGGATCGCGATCGCCATCGCCGCGCAACCGGATTCGGGCAGTTTCAGCGACGGTACGGCCATGCTCGACAAGATGGCGACCCTGATCTCGGGGCACCTGAGTGAGCTGGGCGGAGGTCACTGCCCCTGA
- a CDS encoding ATP-dependent 6-phosphofructokinase, giving the protein MRIGVLTGGGDCPGLNAVIRAVVRTANGRYGDAIVGFEDGWRGLLEDRKIRIHNDDRTDRLLTKGGTMLGTARTNPEVLRAGLPRIQQTLDNNGIEALIPIGGEGTLTAASWLADEGVPVVGVPKTIDNDIDCTDVTFGHDTALSIATEAIDRLHTTAESHQRVMLVEVMGRHAGWIALNSGIAAGSHLTLVPEEPFDVAQVCAMIKARFQRGDKSFICVVAEGAHPAPDSGFTLREGGIDEFGHERFTGVAQQLGSEIERRIGKEVRTTVLGHIQRGGSPTPYDRILATRFGVHAAEAVHAGHFGQMVALHGTNIGLVPLSEATKQLKRVPPERLSEASAFFG; this is encoded by the coding sequence ATGCGCATCGGAGTCTTGACCGGAGGCGGAGATTGTCCAGGTCTGAACGCGGTGATCCGGGCTGTGGTCCGCACCGCGAACGGACGCTACGGCGATGCCATCGTCGGGTTCGAGGACGGGTGGCGCGGGCTACTCGAGGATCGAAAGATCCGTATCCACAACGACGATCGCACCGACCGCCTGCTCACCAAGGGCGGCACGATGCTCGGTACCGCGCGCACCAACCCCGAGGTGCTGCGCGCCGGTCTGCCCAGGATCCAGCAGACCCTCGACAACAACGGCATCGAAGCGCTGATCCCCATCGGGGGCGAAGGCACCCTCACCGCCGCGAGCTGGCTCGCCGATGAGGGCGTGCCCGTGGTCGGCGTGCCCAAGACCATCGATAACGACATCGACTGCACCGACGTCACCTTCGGCCACGACACCGCGCTGTCGATCGCCACCGAGGCCATCGACCGCCTGCACACCACCGCCGAGTCCCACCAGCGGGTGATGCTGGTCGAGGTGATGGGCCGCCACGCCGGCTGGATCGCGTTGAACTCCGGGATCGCCGCGGGCTCCCATCTGACCCTGGTGCCCGAGGAGCCGTTCGACGTGGCGCAGGTGTGCGCGATGATCAAGGCCCGCTTCCAGCGCGGTGACAAGAGCTTCATCTGCGTGGTCGCCGAGGGCGCGCATCCGGCGCCGGACTCCGGATTCACGCTGCGCGAGGGCGGGATCGACGAGTTCGGGCACGAGCGGTTCACCGGCGTCGCCCAGCAGCTCGGGTCGGAGATCGAACGCCGCATCGGCAAAGAGGTCCGCACCACGGTGCTCGGCCATATCCAGCGCGGTGGCAGTCCCACGCCCTACGACCGGATTCTGGCGACGCGGTTCGGGGTCCACGCGGCCGAGGCGGTGCACGCGGGGCATTTCGGCCAGATGGTGGCGCTGCACGGCACCAATATCGGACTGGTCCCGCTGTCGGAGGCGACCAAGCAGCTCAAACGCGTTCCGCCGGAACGGCTCAGCGAGGCATCGGCGTTCTTCGGCTGA
- a CDS encoding protein kinase domain-containing protein has translation MQAPGSRTGSRFGPYELRSMLGKGGMGEVYEAYDTGKDRVVALKLLAEELAQDPAYQVRFRRESQAAAKLAEPHVIPIHDWGVIDGVLFIDMRLVPGSDLRTVLRGGGPMSPERAVAVVEQIAAALDAAHAGGLVHRDVKPANILVTPADFAYLADFGIAHTEGDSAVTQAGMAVGSYIYMAPERFDVGPISHRADVYSLACVLHECLTGASPFPAASMSVLVRAHLSEAPPRPSELLHGIPGALDDVIGTGMAKDPADRYASAGALAVAARRALASAVREGAAPAPSGAFASYDGARRVPGGHDVGAGSPAGPTLRGPAGSSNVAPGGPASLPGPGRGFAAAAGFAAGVGRGAAGSPGAPRGAERAGPVGAERGAGSTTGPARVVPIGAASGARKAVPEPDQPAEVEQVPTPTGEFRVIGAVTATGGVETSRSQSSATGAQPTLIIRPPEARPGTSDTTGFRRVPAEGTGEISIPAVIQPTGPAEIRPADTYFAPLPSADQPQAPEPPPAYTPDQGLPRMRPFPDAHLYDGAQPGETSAPLLQPQRPASATPYPAPTGPHRLPPQQDPQRAAPTQRYSGEHPLPPAYTPPTEQYPPASNPDPRFPARTPEFDAPRAHPPAPFAAPTQRFDADRYAPDDRIAGPAGPFGGPPDDGFGSRHQSDPATFGPPTEQYTPAVPPAGFAPPTQKFGGDPDDPRDRFGGPAEHFEDEADDRFGGPGHYAPPTEQYDPAEVRRSAPTQHYGVDEPDPQRSQPTHQYRGGAAPFAAHHASPEFDDPARSAATRQYVGQENAYSDYDEPPSAYGDHAYRDPAYDPGYGPDPAYGPDPAYGPDPAWAHQDSERRRSVLLPVLAGVFAVLVLAVGGAIGWRMMSAADPAETSTAAPISPAPSGSGQPAGTTPRATTAAPTTSAGPVTLPAGAQPCESGSATGSYSKAAVGSTVTSCGFAEAVRQAYAGGGTGARPVVATSPVTGRTYTMTCTPEGKLVTCTGGENAVVYVY, from the coding sequence GTGCAGGCACCTGGGTCACGGACGGGGAGCAGATTCGGCCCGTACGAGTTGCGGTCGATGCTGGGCAAAGGCGGGATGGGCGAGGTCTACGAGGCCTACGACACCGGCAAAGACCGCGTGGTCGCTCTGAAGTTGCTGGCCGAGGAGCTCGCGCAGGACCCCGCCTATCAGGTCCGGTTCCGCCGGGAATCCCAGGCCGCGGCCAAGCTGGCCGAACCGCACGTCATCCCGATCCACGACTGGGGCGTGATCGACGGGGTCCTGTTCATCGACATGCGCCTGGTGCCCGGCTCCGATCTGCGGACCGTGCTGCGCGGCGGCGGGCCGATGAGCCCGGAACGCGCGGTCGCCGTCGTCGAGCAGATCGCCGCCGCGCTCGACGCCGCGCACGCGGGTGGGCTGGTGCATCGCGATGTGAAGCCCGCCAACATCCTGGTCACCCCCGCCGATTTCGCCTACCTCGCCGACTTCGGCATCGCGCACACCGAGGGTGACAGCGCGGTGACCCAGGCCGGGATGGCCGTCGGCTCCTACATCTACATGGCGCCGGAACGCTTCGATGTCGGCCCGATCTCGCACCGTGCCGACGTCTACTCACTGGCCTGTGTCCTGCACGAATGCCTCACCGGCGCTTCCCCTTTCCCCGCCGCGAGTATGAGCGTGCTGGTGCGCGCGCACCTGTCCGAGGCTCCGCCGCGGCCGAGCGAATTGCTGCACGGGATCCCCGGCGCGCTCGACGACGTCATCGGGACCGGCATGGCCAAGGACCCGGCCGATCGCTATGCCTCGGCCGGTGCGTTGGCTGTCGCCGCTCGCCGCGCACTGGCTTCGGCCGTGCGTGAAGGCGCCGCCCCCGCCCCCTCGGGTGCTTTCGCGTCGTACGACGGGGCGCGCCGAGTCCCCGGTGGCCATGACGTGGGTGCCGGTTCTCCGGCCGGGCCCACGCTCCGTGGTCCCGCCGGCTCTTCGAATGTCGCGCCGGGCGGTCCGGCTTCGCTTCCCGGGCCGGGGCGCGGTTTCGCCGCCGCTGCCGGTTTCGCCGCCGGCGTGGGTCGCGGTGCCGCCGGGTCGCCCGGTGCGCCCCGCGGCGCCGAGCGAGCGGGGCCCGTCGGTGCCGAGCGTGGCGCGGGTTCGACGACCGGTCCGGCGCGCGTGGTGCCCATCGGTGCCGCCAGTGGTGCGCGCAAGGCCGTACCCGAGCCGGACCAGCCCGCCGAGGTCGAGCAGGTGCCGACGCCGACAGGGGAGTTCCGGGTGATCGGCGCGGTGACCGCGACCGGTGGTGTGGAGACCTCGCGCAGCCAGTCGAGCGCGACCGGCGCCCAGCCGACGCTGATCATCCGCCCGCCCGAGGCGCGCCCCGGGACCTCCGACACCACCGGTTTCCGTCGTGTTCCTGCCGAAGGCACCGGCGAGATCTCGATCCCCGCGGTCATCCAACCGACCGGCCCCGCCGAGATCCGGCCCGCCGACACCTATTTCGCTCCACTCCCGTCGGCCGATCAGCCGCAGGCTCCCGAGCCGCCACCGGCCTACACGCCCGACCAGGGCCTGCCGCGGATGCGCCCGTTCCCCGACGCGCACCTCTACGACGGTGCGCAGCCGGGTGAGACGTCGGCCCCTCTGCTGCAGCCGCAGCGGCCCGCTTCGGCGACTCCCTACCCGGCGCCTACCGGCCCGCACCGTCTCCCGCCTCAGCAGGACCCTCAGCGAGCAGCACCTACCCAGCGCTACTCCGGCGAACACCCGCTCCCGCCTGCCTACACGCCGCCGACGGAGCAATACCCCCCGGCATCGAACCCCGACCCCCGGTTCCCGGCCCGCACGCCGGAATTCGACGCACCACGCGCGCACCCACCGGCCCCCTTCGCGGCTCCGACCCAGCGCTTCGACGCGGACCGGTACGCCCCGGACGACCGGATAGCCGGTCCCGCGGGGCCTTTCGGTGGCCCGCCGGACGACGGCTTCGGCAGTCGTCACCAGAGCGATCCCGCCACGTTCGGCCCGCCGACCGAGCAGTACACCCCCGCCGTGCCGCCCGCGGGATTCGCGCCGCCGACGCAGAAGTTCGGCGGCGATCCCGACGATCCGCGCGACCGATTCGGTGGTCCCGCCGAGCATTTCGAGGACGAGGCCGACGACCGGTTCGGCGGCCCCGGACACTACGCGCCGCCGACCGAGCAGTACGACCCCGCCGAGGTTCGGCGATCGGCGCCCACCCAGCACTACGGTGTCGACGAACCCGACCCGCAGCGCTCGCAGCCGACCCATCAATACCGTGGCGGTGCGGCGCCTTTCGCTGCCCATCATGCCTCGCCGGAGTTCGACGACCCGGCGCGATCGGCCGCGACCCGGCAGTATGTGGGTCAGGAGAACGCGTACTCCGACTACGACGAACCGCCCAGTGCCTACGGCGATCACGCCTACCGCGACCCGGCCTACGATCCCGGTTACGGGCCCGACCCCGCCTATGGGCCAGACCCCGCCTACGGGCCCGATCCAGCCTGGGCGCACCAGGATTCGGAGCGCAGGCGATCAGTCCTGCTGCCGGTCCTGGCCGGCGTCTTCGCCGTCCTGGTGCTCGCGGTCGGCGGTGCGATCGGTTGGCGCATGATGTCGGCGGCCGATCCCGCCGAGACCTCCACGGCCGCACCGATTTCGCCAGCGCCGAGCGGTTCCGGTCAACCGGCGGGCACCACCCCGCGCGCGACCACGGCCGCTCCCACCACCTCGGCCGGGCCGGTCACCCTGCCTGCGGGCGCCCAGCCCTGTGAATCAGGTTCCGCCACAGGCTCTTACAGCAAGGCCGCCGTCGGCAGCACGGTGACCAGTTGCGGTTTCGCCGAAGCGGTCCGGCAGGCCTACGCGGGCGGCGGCACGGGAGCCCGCCCGGTGGTGGCGACCAGCCCGGTGACCGGCCGCACCTACACGATGACGTGCACGCCGGAGGGCAAACTCGTCACCTGCACCGGCGGTGAGAACGCCGTCGTCTACGTCTACTGA
- a CDS encoding ABC transporter ATP-binding protein: protein MPDIESPQQPMLELTRVVKQYRVGDQEVRALDEVSMRIEAGEFTSIIGPSGSGKSTLLHLLGALDRPDEGSIRFRGTEIGDLDEDRQAAFRLEQVGFIFQFFNLLPTLSAWENVAVPKLLDGTGLRKAKPRALELLDLVGLGDRAQHRPAELSGGQMQRVAVARALIMDPPLILADEPTGNLDSKTGAAILALLGDITARGNSVVMVTHDMSSVDYCDRVITLRDGQIGADERVASRVDA from the coding sequence ATGCCCGACATCGAATCGCCACAGCAGCCGATGCTGGAGTTGACCAGGGTGGTCAAGCAGTATCGCGTCGGCGATCAGGAGGTCCGCGCGCTCGACGAGGTGAGCATGCGCATCGAAGCAGGCGAGTTCACCTCGATCATCGGGCCGTCGGGTTCCGGCAAGAGCACCCTGCTGCACCTGCTCGGCGCACTCGATCGACCCGATGAGGGCTCGATTCGGTTCCGCGGCACCGAGATCGGCGATCTCGACGAAGACCGGCAGGCCGCGTTCCGGCTCGAGCAGGTCGGCTTCATCTTCCAGTTCTTCAACCTGTTACCCACGCTGTCGGCGTGGGAGAACGTCGCCGTGCCGAAGCTGTTGGACGGCACCGGCTTACGCAAGGCCAAGCCGCGCGCGCTGGAACTGCTCGACCTGGTCGGCCTCGGCGATCGCGCGCAGCACCGGCCCGCGGAGCTCTCCGGCGGCCAGATGCAGCGCGTGGCGGTGGCGAGGGCGCTCATCATGGATCCGCCGCTGATCCTGGCCGACGAGCCGACCGGAAACCTCGACTCCAAGACCGGTGCCGCGATCCTCGCCCTGCTGGGCGACATCACCGCGCGCGGCAATTCAGTGGTGATGGTGACGCATGACATGAGTTCCGTCGACTACTGCGACCGGGTGATCACCTTGCGCGACGGTCAGATCGGCGCGGACGAGC
- the fdhD gene encoding formate dehydrogenase accessory sulfurtransferase FdhD, with product MSRVTARRKTTRLSPAGRIERPDTLAVEEPLEIRVDGRSLTVTMRTPGNDIDLVHGFLFGEGIIASAEDLVTARYCAGTDSEGHNTYNVLDLRLRNPVPIHTRNFLTTGACGLCGKTALDDVRTHSRFPIPHDAVSVSIDALTDLPKQLRAGQKLFDATGGLHAAGLFTTDGTLLVLREDIGRHNAVDKVIGWAVRENRVPAHDLVLVVSSRASFELAQKAVMAGIPILAAVSAPSALAVDLAAESDLTLIGFLRAESMNIYTGEHRVT from the coding sequence ATGAGCAGAGTTACCGCACGGCGCAAGACGACCCGTCTGTCCCCTGCCGGGCGGATCGAGCGGCCCGACACGCTCGCGGTCGAGGAGCCGCTCGAGATCCGGGTCGACGGCCGATCGCTCACCGTCACCATGCGAACCCCGGGCAACGACATCGACCTCGTCCACGGTTTCCTGTTCGGCGAGGGCATCATCGCCTCGGCTGAGGACCTCGTCACCGCGCGCTACTGCGCGGGCACCGACAGCGAGGGTCACAACACCTACAACGTCCTCGACCTGCGCCTGCGTAACCCGGTGCCGATCCACACCCGCAATTTCCTCACCACCGGCGCCTGCGGCCTCTGCGGGAAGACCGCGCTGGACGACGTACGCACCCACAGCCGCTTCCCGATTCCGCACGACGCGGTGTCGGTCAGCATCGACGCCCTGACCGACCTGCCGAAACAGCTACGCGCCGGGCAGAAGTTGTTCGACGCCACCGGGGGTCTGCACGCGGCGGGCCTGTTCACCACCGATGGCACGCTGCTCGTCCTGCGCGAGGACATCGGCAGGCACAACGCGGTGGACAAGGTGATCGGCTGGGCCGTGCGCGAGAACCGGGTGCCGGCCCATGATCTGGTGCTGGTCGTGAGCAGTCGCGCGTCGTTCGAACTGGCGCAGAAGGCGGTGATGGCCGGCATCCCGATTCTGGCCGCGGTCTCGGCGCCGAGCGCGCTCGCCGTCGACCTGGCCGCCGAGTCCGATCTGACCTTGATCGGCTTCCTGCGGGCCGAGTCGATGAATATTTATACCGGCGAACACCGTGTGACCTGA